A section of the Natronolimnobius sp. AArcel1 genome encodes:
- a CDS encoding RidA family protein → MDEVTTDDAPASIGPYSQGIIDGDTVYVSGQGPVDPDSGEIIDGDIQDETRCTMENVGAVLEAAGTSLDNVVKATVFVQDMDNYSAINEVYEEYLSEPYPARSAVQIEDLPVDIGVEIEVIATLE, encoded by the coding sequence ATGGACGAAGTCACAACTGACGACGCACCGGCAAGTATCGGCCCATATTCCCAGGGCATCATCGATGGCGACACTGTATACGTATCCGGGCAAGGACCGGTCGATCCCGACAGCGGCGAGATCATCGATGGCGACATTCAAGACGAAACCCGATGCACAATGGAAAACGTCGGTGCGGTCCTTGAGGCGGCTGGAACGTCGCTCGACAACGTCGTGAAGGCAACCGTATTCGTCCAAGATATGGACAACTACAGCGCGATCAACGAGGTCTACGAAGAATATCTGAGTGAGCCGTATCCAGCGCGGAGCGCCGTCCAGATCGAAGACCTTCCCGTCGACATCGGCGTCGAAATCGAAGTGATCGCGACACTCGAATGA
- a CDS encoding PIG-L deacetylase family protein — translation MSILAIVAHPDDADIFCGGTLAKHADRGDDVQIVHMTSGEYGGIDTTEDELVSVRQEEARNSAAELGCGCDFLEFNDGRIEQSLENRLVIVDVIRNHQPDVILTHFNDDMHPDHRATSRLVSNAYYMASLPLVETEYDPHDPDNVYYFGKPTSAFDPSVYIDISDYQARKERAIDHHDSQVEFLENHGGIDAEFDNLIDGVRAEARVLGKRTGVEYAEGFAPLHDVTTDYLE, via the coding sequence ATGTCAATACTTGCGATCGTCGCACATCCCGACGACGCCGATATCTTCTGTGGTGGAACGTTAGCAAAGCATGCGGACCGCGGCGACGACGTCCAGATCGTCCACATGACCAGCGGCGAATACGGTGGTATCGACACAACAGAAGACGAACTCGTCTCAGTTCGGCAAGAGGAGGCGCGAAACTCCGCGGCCGAACTGGGCTGTGGCTGTGACTTCCTCGAGTTCAACGATGGTCGTATCGAGCAATCGCTCGAGAACCGACTTGTGATCGTCGACGTTATTCGAAACCACCAGCCTGACGTGATTCTGACGCACTTCAACGATGATATGCACCCGGATCACCGCGCGACCTCGCGGTTAGTGTCGAATGCGTACTACATGGCATCGCTCCCCCTGGTCGAAACCGAGTACGATCCCCACGATCCAGATAACGTCTACTACTTCGGCAAGCCGACCTCGGCGTTCGACCCGAGCGTCTACATCGATATCTCTGACTATCAAGCACGCAAAGAACGCGCAATCGACCATCACGACTCCCAGGTCGAGTTCCTCGAGAATCACGGTGGCATCGACGCGGAATTTGACAATCTCATCGACGGTGTCCGTGCCGAAGCACGCGTCCTCGGTAAGCGAACGGGCGTTGAGTATGCCGAAGGGTTCGCACCGCTACACGACGTGACGACCGACTATCTCGAGTGA